From the genome of Rattus rattus isolate New Zealand chromosome 6, Rrattus_CSIRO_v1, whole genome shotgun sequence:
AGAGGACAATGAGATGAGAGGAACAGGTGGAAAAAGCTCTCTGTCGCTCCCTGGCTGAAGGGAGACGCACTATGGTGACTACTATATTGCTGTATGCAAAGATGGCGATCAGAAAGGAAGTAAAAACCACAGTTAAAGCTAGGTTAAAAAACAGCATCTCAATAGATCTGGTTTCTGAACAGGAGAGATTTGCCAGTGGtccaaaatcacagaaaaagtgaGGAATAATGTTTGGGCCACAGTAAAATGACTGGGAAAGCATCACAACTGGAATAGCCATGAAGAGGAACCCCAAAACTAAAGAGACAGTAACGAGAAGGAAGCACATCCTTGGGCTCATGATGGTTGGATAATGTAGAGGTTTGCAGATGGCCAGATAGCGGTCCAGGGATAACacacccaaaaggaaaaaaagagttgccCCCAGGACAAGAAAGACAAAGGCCTGTGAGAAGCAGGCCATAAAGGAAATCTTTTGCCTCCCTGACAGAATGATGGTGAGGAGCTGGGGGATAACAGTAGTTATGAAACAACACTCCACAAAGGAGAAcgtgctgaggaagaagtacatgggcgtCTGCAGTCGGTGGTCCACACAGGTGATGGTAATTATGAGCATGTTGCCCATGAGGGAAGCCAAGTAGGCCAGCAAGTGCAGTAGGAAGAAGAGGATCCTCAGGTGCTCGGCCACAGGGAATCGATCAAAGATAAACTCCTGGACCAAAGTCCCATTCTTTACTTCCTCTGCCATCAGCCATTCCATTTCTTCAGTCTGTCTGTCACCGAGTGTCTTTGGAGAACCATGACTGAATGTGGAGAACTGTGTGTTCCTAAAACTGTAAATGGCATGGGACAGCAATCACATTTGGTAAACACAGCATCCAATGTGTCACTTTGCCCACTGTGAAGGAAAAATGACTGAATACTACTATGACTGACTTGTATTACCTGTACCCTAAAATGCTAGCCTTAGAAAAAATGCTTGTGCCACGTACCTGGGTTATTGATAAAGTCACTCACCAGTGTTGATTACTTTCCCATGTGGTTGACTGCTTACTGAAATCAAGGTTACACCCTTTTATCTACTTACTCATGGGACCAGTTTCTAGTAAAAGCATATTCATGTCACACAGGCCCAGATAAATACTGCAAAGGAAAACTACAACTTAAAAAATCAGCCTGATCCTGGGAGTGTAGATCAGGGGTAGTGCACCTATCTAACAAGTGTGATATTATGGTTTTAATTCCCACTACACAAAATTGAAGAAATCAAAAAAAGCCAGACAAACCAACATTTCAGTCACAGGAacaaaagagatggctcagcagttatgggCATCAGTTattcatgcagaggacctggggtcagTTCCCAGATTGCTCACGACATCTCgtcatctggaactccagttccaggggatctagatCTCTATTCTGACCTCTGAGAACACTAGACATGCAtgttgtatgcatgcacacaggcaaccAAAATACATAGTACACATAAAATAGGAAATTCTGAAAAGATTTTCAATCAGAAGCCATTCATTACACAAAATACATTCCTTCATCGTAActtagtatttgtttttatgtttggtcatattattattaagaaaaaaattctgtagTTCATAGTCTCATCTGCAGACCTATGAAGAATACTAGATTAGAAGACCCACACAGTTAACTCTAGCTGGGTGGTTAAAGGCTCAGTTATAGCTACTTTCATCTAGAGGCCAAGACAGCAAAAATTCAGACTCCCAGCCGGGAGTGGTGAAGTCCAGCTGTTAGTCCAGCATTGGACAATGCAGACAGGCAGGTACCAGGAGCCCACAGGACACACTAGCCAGTCTACTTGAAGCAATGAGCCCCACATTCAGGAAGAGACTGTAGTTCACCAAACAGTGATGACTGGGGGTATCCAAAATCAACCTCTGGCTACTACAGGAACATCTGCAGTTAAATACTCTTTCCCTGTAAATGGATCAAGTCCTTGTATGTGAGACTTTGTCATTCTGGTTCACAAGCATCGATCTCCTGTCTAAGACCTAGATATCTGACTTAGAACAACCAAATGCTCTCCATCTTGTTATCAGACCTGTAGGGAAACCAGGCTGAAGAAAAACATCACTGCCATTTACAGCAAACAAGTGGCAAGATGCTCTCTTCACACTGAGGCCACACCCTTGTCACGAGCAGCTCACAGCAATCAgaactctgccctctgctcttttCATCTAAGGGGAAAAAAGTCACCACATTGTTCCTGACAGctgaagtgtaaataaatcaaCACCTCCATTCTAATGCTCATAATTTCTCCAGAGGTAAATCCAACATCTGCCAGATATCCTTCTCCAATCAGCTAACAGACTATAAGACCTGCATTAAACTAAGCACATCTCAGTGCAAATCTTGAGTGGTAACTATGGAAAAACAACTACACACATTTCCTCATTGTTCTCTGACAATTGGCAAGTGGATTCATCTGGAATTCCAAAAAAGAATTCCTGAGACTCCAGGTCCCACACCCTATCCTGAGACCGTTCCTATGCCAGCATCAAAAAGAAACCCTACTGCTAGGAACATAATACAGTCGGGGTAGAAGGCAGGAGACTCTTCCCTCAATAAACCTACATAGATATGATCTACATTgataaaagttctttaaaatgctttccaAGGCACTCAAATTTTCTCTCACCATCACCAAAACCAGAGCATGCACACTCCCAGACTGAGAAGAATACTTACAACACAAGGAGCAGAAGTGAAAGGGACATGAATCTGTTCCAGCATATGTTTAGTTAGCGGACTGTCTTTTGACACTAATCAGGGACTACCAGGTCCAGCGGGCAGCACCAAGGGACAGGAGGTATCATTAGCGGGTGGAACAAAGCCCTCACACACCTGACACTCTAGGATCCCTCATGATTGGTAACTTAACAATGTTGTGAATGAAATATCACTtgattaatgataataatagtaagcttgtataaatttttattatatctgaTAACAAATAATGATTGGGAAGTACAGTGGTTGCTCTTTCATTTTGGGGGgattgacatttttctttctttttataatatatgtacacatttattttttaatttttattagatatatttctttacttatatttcaaatgttattcccctttccaatTTCCTGTATATAAGCCCCCATCGCCTCCTATCCCTCCCCTATATGGGTATTCTCCCAACATCCCTCTTACTGTCCCCCCTactcccctgcattgggggtccaaccttggcaagaccaagggcttccctttccactggtgcccaaacaaggttattctctgctacatatgcagttggaaccctgggtcagtccgtgtataggcTTTCgggagtggtttagtcactggaaactctggttggctggcattgttgttcttatggggttgcaaactccttcaactctttcaatacttcctctaattccccccaagcaggtcctgttctcagttcattcttctacatgctgacctccagttgaaccagcaccatttgttgaaaatgctatctttcttccattggatggttttagctccattgtcaaagatcaaatgaccataggtcatttctggatcttcaattctattccactgatctatctgcctgtccctgtaccaatactatataatttttatgagtattgctctgtaatacagcttgaagtcagggatggttactcccccagaagttcttttatagttgagtatagttttctctatccttggtttttttgttattccaaatgaatttgcaaattgctttttctatctctataaagaattgaataggaattttgatggagattgcattgaatctgtagattgcttttggcaaaatgtccatctttactatattaatcctgccattccacgagcatgggagatctttccatcttctgagatctccttcaatttctttcttcagtgacttaaagttcttatcatacagatctttcacttgcttggttaaagtggCACCtagttatttcatattttttgggactatcgtgaagggtgtcatttccctaatttctttctcagcctgtttatcctttgagtagaagaaggctactgatttgtttgagttaattttatacccagtcactttgctgaagttgtttatcaggttaagtagttctctggttgaacttttggagtcacttaagtacactatcatattatctgcaaatagcgatattttgatttcttcccttctaatttgtttctctttgacctcctttcactgtctgattgctctggctaggacttcgagtactatattgaataagtagggagggagtgggcagccttgtttagtccctgattttagtgggattgcttcaagtttttctccatttagtttgatgttagctactggtttgctgtatatttcttttactaggtttagatatgggccttgattcctgatcgttccagaacttttatcataaaggggtgttgaattttgtcaaatgctttcttggcctctaatgaaatgatcatgtagtttttatctttgaatttgtttatatagtggattacattgatgaattttcatatattaaaccatccctgcatccttgggatgaagcctacttgatcatgatggatgatcgatttgatgtgttcttggatttggtttgcaagaatttttttgaatatttttgcatcaatattcataagggaaattggtctgaagttctctttctttgttgggtctttgtgtggttttggtataagagtaattatgggtTCATATAAG
Proteins encoded in this window:
- the LOC116904622 gene encoding olfactory receptor 6C4-like codes for the protein MEWLMAEEVKNGTLVQEFIFDRFPVAEHLRILFFLLHLLAYLASLMGNMLIITITCVDHRLQTPMYFFLSTFSFVECCFITTVIPQLLTIILSGRQKISFMACFSQAFVFLVLGATLFFLLGVLSLDRYLAICKPLHYPTIMSPRMCFLLVTVSLVLGFLFMAIPVVMLSQSFYCGPNIIPHFFCDFGPLANLSCSETRSIEMLFFNLALTVVFTSFLIAIFAYSNIVVTIVRLPSARERQRAFSTCSSHLIVLSLMYGSCAFIYLKPKQRSRVDTNREAALVNTVLTPLLNPVIYTLRNQQVHQALRDALSRVQLRRYQRSNAPSL